In a genomic window of Streptomyces katrae:
- a CDS encoding TetR/AcrR family transcriptional regulator C-terminal domain-containing protein, whose product MSPRNSPKLDKKQAVEASLRLLNEVGLDGLSLRAIAKELDVQAPALYWHFKNKQELLDEMATEMYRRMAADAPPSPGLSWQDRLLTAHHGLRAALLRYRDGAKVFSGSRFTGTEHAAGMEDSLRALTEAGFSLPQAVRATTTAYFFTLGFVTEEQGVEPLPGERRAGFDVTERAARLAEFPLAAEAGADLFQNYDEGFEEGLALVVAGIASRYGR is encoded by the coding sequence GTGTCCCCTCGCAACTCCCCGAAGCTGGACAAGAAGCAGGCCGTCGAGGCCTCCCTCCGGCTCCTCAACGAGGTCGGCCTCGACGGCCTCAGCCTCCGCGCGATCGCCAAGGAGCTCGACGTCCAGGCGCCGGCCCTCTACTGGCACTTCAAGAACAAGCAGGAACTCCTGGACGAGATGGCCACGGAGATGTACCGCCGGATGGCAGCGGACGCCCCGCCCTCCCCCGGCCTCTCCTGGCAGGACCGCCTCCTGACTGCCCACCACGGCCTGCGCGCCGCCCTGCTCCGCTACCGCGACGGCGCGAAGGTGTTCAGCGGCTCCCGCTTCACCGGCACCGAGCACGCGGCCGGGATGGAGGACAGCCTCCGCGCCCTCACCGAAGCCGGCTTCTCCCTCCCCCAGGCCGTCCGCGCCACCACCACGGCGTACTTCTTCACCCTCGGCTTCGTCACGGAAGAGCAGGGCGTCGAACCCCTCCCCGGCGAACGCCGCGCAGGCTTCGACGTCACCGAACGCGCCGCCCGGCTGGCCGAGTTCCCCCTCGCCGCCGAAGCCGGGGCGGACCTCTTCCAGAACTACGACGAGGGCTTCGAGGAGGGCCTGGCCCTGGTCGTGGCGGGCATCGCGAGCCGGTACGGGCGGTGA
- a CDS encoding cytochrome P450, with the protein MPLSSLPATRTTLFAPRLAALLREHTGKDAFRLEPDTMGVAGHALADRILAARRATETERPTFKPLHGRSIGRTEAASVMRVIGRDVREALEGPVPKDVDLTGPWPLTGHLFLRDLILGGDPRRLRILMSRNLELTPKLTWSVIAAGAAFPWRKRPGAISSGIAGLLAEADGYHDRRHAMGIYRRAAAPVCFTVSTLVANALWLGSPFDGDTSNRNILHEAARLLPPSWNILRYASPEYGALDARIGAGDDVLVLPLLSHRDPALWEDPDVFLPGRWDHLDPETAPGYLPFGHSSERCWGRHMVMPLAELLLDLIRGAGLEVDPAQRKAKVPLVGLLGVEDVRVVRAGARHGH; encoded by the coding sequence ATGCCCCTCTCCTCCCTCCCGGCCACGCGGACCACGCTGTTCGCGCCCCGGCTCGCCGCCCTGCTGCGCGAGCACACCGGCAAGGACGCCTTCCGTCTGGAACCCGACACCATGGGCGTCGCCGGCCACGCCCTGGCCGACCGGATCCTCGCCGCCCGCCGGGCCACCGAGACGGAGCGGCCCACCTTCAAACCGCTGCACGGCCGGTCGATCGGCCGCACCGAGGCGGCCTCCGTGATGCGGGTCATCGGGCGGGACGTCAGGGAAGCCCTGGAAGGCCCCGTGCCGAAGGACGTGGACCTCACCGGCCCGTGGCCGCTCACCGGGCACCTTTTCCTGAGGGACCTCATTCTCGGCGGCGATCCGCGCCGGCTGCGCATTCTGATGAGCCGGAACCTCGAGCTGACCCCGAAACTCACCTGGTCGGTGATAGCCGCGGGTGCGGCCTTTCCCTGGCGGAAAAGGCCCGGGGCGATATCGAGCGGAATTGCCGGACTGCTGGCGGAAGCGGACGGCTACCACGACCGGCGCCACGCGATGGGCATCTACCGGAGGGCGGCCGCGCCCGTCTGCTTCACCGTCTCCACCCTCGTCGCGAACGCCCTCTGGCTGGGCTCGCCCTTCGACGGCGACACCTCCAACCGGAACATCCTCCACGAGGCCGCCCGGCTGCTGCCCCCGTCCTGGAACATCCTGCGCTACGCCTCGCCCGAGTACGGGGCCCTCGACGCGCGCATCGGTGCCGGTGACGACGTACTCGTCCTGCCCCTGCTGTCCCACCGCGACCCCGCGCTGTGGGAGGACCCCGACGTGTTCCTGCCCGGACGGTGGGACCACCTCGACCCCGAGACCGCCCCGGGCTACCTGCCCTTCGGGCACTCCTCCGAGCGGTGCTGGGGGCGGCACATGGTCATGCCGCTCGCCGAACTGCTGCTGGACCTGATCCGCGGCGCCGGGCTGGAGGTCGACCCCGCCCAGCGGAAGGCGAAGGTGCCGCTGGTCGGGCTGCTCGGGGTGGAGGACGTACGGGTGGTCAGGGCGGGGGCACGGCATGGCCACTGA
- a CDS encoding dihydrofolate reductase family protein: MPTQQLLRVQNFNVTRDGYGAGHNQRLEQPFGDGMNPAELFSWAGATASWPTRTDPGGSRGLDDYFTRDFKNNIGAEIMGRNKFSPYRGPWEDHADWQGWWGDEPPFHTPVFVMTHHPRPSLTLSDTTFHFIDADPATALARAREAAQGKDVRLGGGVTTVREFLEADLVDTLHVAVSPVELGGPGLRLWDSPDDLLDRFHMDVVHSPSGVTHHLFWRR; encoded by the coding sequence ATGCCCACTCAGCAACTCCTCCGGGTCCAGAACTTCAACGTCACCCGCGACGGCTACGGCGCAGGCCACAACCAGCGCCTGGAACAGCCCTTCGGCGACGGCATGAACCCGGCCGAGCTGTTCTCCTGGGCCGGCGCCACCGCGAGCTGGCCGACCCGCACCGACCCCGGCGGCAGCCGCGGCCTGGACGACTACTTCACCCGGGACTTCAAGAACAACATCGGCGCCGAGATCATGGGCCGCAACAAGTTCAGCCCCTACCGGGGCCCCTGGGAGGACCACGCGGACTGGCAGGGCTGGTGGGGCGACGAACCCCCCTTCCACACCCCGGTGTTCGTCATGACCCACCACCCCCGCCCGTCCCTCACCCTCTCCGACACCACATTCCACTTCATCGACGCCGACCCGGCCACCGCCCTGGCCCGGGCGCGCGAGGCGGCCCAGGGCAAGGACGTCCGTCTGGGCGGCGGGGTGACCACGGTCCGCGAGTTCCTCGAAGCCGACCTGGTCGACACGCTCCACGTGGCGGTGTCGCCGGTGGAACTCGGCGGCCCCGGCCTGCGCCTGTGGGATTCCCCGGACGACCTCCTCGACCGCTTCCACATGGACGTGGTCCACAGCCCGAGCGGGGTGACCCACCACCTGTTCTGGCGCCGCTAG
- a CDS encoding amidohydrolase family protein — protein MALELPRIISVDDHVIEPAHLFDVWLPAKYRDRGPKPLTAGIGELEYTGGKYVISMDPDGPPTDWWIYEDLKFPYKRNIAAVGFDRDDMTLEGITREEMRRGCWDPKARLLDMDLNHVEASLCFPTFPRFCGQTFAEAHDKEVALACVRAYNDWMVEEWCGDSGGRLIPLCIIPLWDIDLAVAEIRRNAARGVRAVTFSEIPTHLGLPSIHSGYWDPFFAVCQETGTVVNMHIGSSSQMPAASPDAPPAVQASLSFNNAMASMMDFLFSGVLVKFPTLKLAYSEGQMGWIPYALERADDVWQEHRAWGGVRGLIPEPPSTYYYRQIFCCFFRDKHGIASLDVVGRDNATFETDYPHVDSTFPHTKEVALDHVKGLDDETIHKLMRGNAIRMLGLDLV, from the coding sequence ATGGCACTGGAACTGCCTCGGATCATCAGCGTCGACGATCACGTGATCGAGCCCGCCCACCTCTTCGACGTGTGGCTGCCCGCGAAGTACCGCGACCGCGGCCCCAAGCCCCTCACCGCCGGCATCGGCGAGCTGGAGTACACCGGCGGCAAGTACGTGATCTCCATGGACCCCGACGGGCCGCCGACCGACTGGTGGATCTACGAGGACCTGAAGTTCCCGTACAAGCGCAACATCGCCGCCGTCGGCTTCGACCGCGACGACATGACCCTGGAGGGCATCACCCGCGAGGAGATGCGCCGCGGCTGCTGGGACCCCAAGGCGCGGCTCCTCGACATGGACCTCAACCACGTCGAGGCCTCCCTCTGCTTCCCCACCTTCCCCCGCTTCTGCGGCCAGACCTTCGCCGAAGCGCACGACAAGGAGGTCGCCCTCGCCTGCGTGCGCGCCTACAACGACTGGATGGTGGAGGAGTGGTGCGGCGACAGCGGTGGCCGGCTGATCCCGCTGTGCATCATCCCGCTGTGGGACATCGACCTGGCCGTCGCCGAGATCCGCCGCAACGCCGCCCGCGGGGTCCGCGCCGTGACCTTCTCCGAGATCCCCACCCACCTCGGGCTGCCGTCCATCCACTCCGGCTACTGGGACCCCTTCTTCGCCGTCTGCCAGGAGACCGGCACGGTCGTGAACATGCACATCGGGTCCTCCTCCCAGATGCCCGCCGCCTCCCCCGACGCCCCGCCCGCCGTCCAGGCCTCGCTCAGCTTCAACAACGCCATGGCCTCGATGATGGACTTCCTCTTCAGCGGGGTCCTGGTGAAGTTCCCGACGCTGAAACTCGCCTACAGCGAGGGCCAGATGGGCTGGATCCCGTACGCCCTGGAGCGCGCGGACGACGTCTGGCAGGAGCACCGCGCCTGGGGCGGGGTCCGCGGCCTGATCCCCGAGCCGCCGTCCACGTACTACTACCGGCAGATCTTCTGCTGCTTCTTCCGCGACAAGCACGGCATCGCCTCGCTGGACGTCGTCGGCCGCGACAACGCCACCTTCGAGACCGACTACCCGCACGTGGACTCGACCTTCCCGCACACCAAGGAGGTCGCCCTCGACCACGTGAAGGGACTGGACGACGAGACGATCCACAAGCTGATGCGCGGCAACGCCATCCGCATGCTCGGACTGGACCTGGTCTGA
- a CDS encoding tryptorubin family RiPP precursor, translated as MLFAIRNAVSGQKSLKKSAWYFWY; from the coding sequence ATGCTTTTCGCCATCCGTAATGCCGTTTCCGGTCAGAAGAGCCTCAAGAAGAGCGCCTGGTACTTCTGGTACTAG
- a CDS encoding ATP-binding protein has product MQVLQVQLEVGPDPAEVGRARRWARSRLAGSGIGDDEPLAETLILLISELVTNAVVHTGCPAVLRMLLGGPGVRVEVADASDRAPARRQAAGDDTGGRGLELVDGLADRWGWQREGAGKRIWCEIDRAGAEPAPVQPVPLKKVLLKREPRVYL; this is encoded by the coding sequence GTGCAGGTGCTTCAGGTACAGCTGGAGGTAGGACCCGACCCCGCCGAGGTCGGGCGGGCGCGCCGGTGGGCGCGGTCCCGGCTGGCGGGGTCCGGCATAGGGGACGACGAACCGCTCGCCGAGACGCTGATCCTGCTGATCTCCGAGCTGGTCACCAACGCGGTCGTGCACACGGGCTGTCCGGCCGTGCTGCGGATGCTCCTCGGGGGCCCGGGCGTACGGGTGGAGGTCGCCGACGCGAGCGACCGCGCCCCGGCCCGCCGGCAGGCCGCCGGGGACGACACGGGCGGGCGCGGGCTGGAGCTCGTGGACGGGCTCGCGGACCGGTGGGGCTGGCAGCGCGAGGGTGCGGGCAAGCGCATCTGGTGCGAGATCGACCGGGCGGGCGCGGAGCCGGCGCCGGTGCAGCCGGTGCCCCTGAAAAAAGTACTGCTGAAGCGGGAACCGCGCGTGTACCTCTAA
- a CDS encoding acyl-CoA dehydrogenase family protein, translated as MDLSHTEEEQDFRARLRAWLAKVLPELPAKPSPDDWPGRRAYDLGWQRRLYDAGYAGLHWPLDAGGRGATPTQHLIFLEETERAGAPYVGANFVGLLHAGPTIAAEGTAGQRARWLPPVLRGEEVWCQGFSEPGAGSDLAALRTRAVRDGDAYVVTGSKIWTSHAEVADWCELLVRTDPAAPKHKGISWLAMPMDAPGVTVRPLRTLAGSAEFAEVFLDEVRVPVANRVGAENDGWRVTMVTLSFERGTAFVGEVVACRRTLGALARAARANGRWDDPVLRRRLGRLYGEFGALWRLTQWNVSEAQGSGGVPGIGGSVFKLAYSHARQELYDAAAEVLGAGALSLEEEWTAERLSSLSYTIAAGTSQIQRNIVAERILGLPKGR; from the coding sequence ATGGACCTCTCCCACACCGAGGAGGAGCAGGACTTCCGGGCCCGGCTGCGCGCCTGGCTCGCCAAGGTGCTGCCCGAGCTGCCCGCCAAGCCGTCGCCCGACGACTGGCCCGGCCGGCGCGCCTACGACCTCGGCTGGCAGCGCCGGCTCTACGACGCCGGCTACGCGGGCCTGCACTGGCCCCTCGACGCCGGGGGCCGCGGCGCCACCCCGACCCAGCACCTGATCTTCCTGGAGGAGACCGAGCGCGCCGGCGCCCCGTACGTCGGCGCCAACTTCGTCGGTCTGCTGCACGCCGGCCCCACCATCGCCGCCGAGGGGACCGCCGGGCAGCGGGCCCGCTGGCTGCCGCCGGTGCTGCGCGGGGAGGAGGTGTGGTGCCAGGGGTTCAGCGAGCCGGGCGCCGGCTCCGACCTGGCCGCGCTGCGCACCCGGGCGGTGCGCGACGGGGACGCCTACGTGGTCACCGGCTCCAAGATCTGGACCTCGCACGCCGAGGTCGCCGACTGGTGCGAGCTGCTGGTGCGCACCGACCCGGCCGCGCCCAAGCACAAGGGGATCTCCTGGCTGGCCATGCCGATGGACGCGCCCGGGGTCACGGTACGGCCGCTGCGCACCCTCGCGGGGTCTGCCGAGTTCGCGGAGGTGTTCCTGGACGAGGTCCGGGTGCCGGTCGCCAACCGGGTCGGCGCCGAGAACGACGGCTGGCGGGTCACGATGGTCACCCTGTCCTTCGAGCGCGGCACCGCCTTCGTCGGGGAGGTCGTCGCCTGCCGGCGCACCCTGGGTGCGCTGGCGCGGGCGGCCAGGGCCAACGGCCGCTGGGACGACCCCGTACTGCGGCGCAGGCTGGGCCGGCTGTACGGGGAGTTCGGCGCGCTGTGGCGGCTCACGCAGTGGAACGTCAGCGAGGCGCAGGGCTCGGGCGGGGTCCCCGGCATCGGGGGCAGCGTGTTCAAGCTGGCCTACTCGCACGCGCGGCAGGAGCTGTACGACGCGGCGGCGGAGGTGCTGGGGGCGGGGGCGCTGTCCCTGGAGGAGGAGTGGACGGCGGAGCGGCTGTCGTCGCTGTCCTACACGATCGCGGCGGGGACCTCGCAGATCCAGCGGAACATCGTCGCCGAGCGGATCCTCGGCCTGCCGAAGGGGCGGTGA
- a CDS encoding cytochrome P450 family protein produces the protein MATEEVPVSFFDDPHPACRRWRELEGGAHRVRILGEAPLEGWVVTGHAACRAALADPRLSKNAATEAFDRRDGSEEGPGPGRALTAHMLNSDPPAHTRLRRLVQQAFTARRVAALRPVIEGHVNRLLDALEVPASRAGAPVATRAPVIDLVRDFTVPLPLAVVFDLLGASEGAGHILKAWAATLNGEEGDGEVSVTTAEALVGHIRSLIAHKRARPGDDLLTALIAARDAGDRLGEQEITSMGFLLVAAGHQTTANLISNGVHALLTHPREMAALRADPSRTGAFIEEVLRHESPFSIATMRYATEPVTIGGTVIPAGDFVQIALLSANRDPAAFPDPDRFDPDRFDPSRPATGHLAFGHGIHHCLGAPLARLQAEIAFTALLTRHPNLRLATPAARPLWWRNPRHRGLRTLPVLLG, from the coding sequence ATGGCCACTGAGGAGGTGCCCGTCTCCTTCTTCGACGACCCCCACCCCGCCTGCCGGCGCTGGCGGGAGCTGGAGGGCGGGGCGCACCGGGTGCGGATCCTCGGCGAGGCCCCGCTGGAAGGCTGGGTGGTCACCGGGCACGCCGCATGCCGGGCAGCCCTCGCCGACCCCCGGCTGAGCAAGAACGCCGCGACCGAGGCCTTCGACCGCCGCGACGGCTCCGAGGAGGGTCCGGGCCCGGGCCGGGCGCTGACCGCGCACATGCTCAACTCCGACCCGCCCGCCCACACCCGGCTGCGCAGACTGGTCCAGCAGGCCTTCACGGCGCGCCGGGTGGCGGCCCTGCGTCCGGTGATCGAAGGCCACGTGAACCGCCTGCTGGACGCCCTGGAAGTCCCGGCGTCCCGCGCCGGGGCCCCCGTCGCCACCCGCGCGCCCGTCATCGACCTGGTCCGGGACTTCACCGTCCCGCTGCCCCTCGCCGTCGTCTTCGACCTGCTCGGCGCCTCCGAGGGGGCCGGGCACATCCTCAAGGCCTGGGCCGCCACCCTCAACGGCGAGGAGGGCGACGGCGAGGTCTCCGTCACCACCGCCGAGGCCCTGGTGGGCCACATCCGCTCCCTCATCGCCCACAAACGCGCCCGCCCCGGCGACGACCTCCTGACCGCCCTGATCGCGGCCCGCGACGCGGGCGACCGGCTCGGCGAGCAGGAGATCACCTCCATGGGCTTCCTCCTGGTGGCGGCCGGCCACCAGACCACCGCCAACCTGATCTCCAACGGCGTCCACGCCCTCCTCACCCACCCCCGCGAAATGGCCGCACTCCGCGCCGACCCCTCGCGCACGGGCGCCTTCATCGAGGAAGTCCTGCGCCACGAAAGCCCGTTCTCCATCGCGACGATGCGCTACGCCACCGAGCCGGTGACCATAGGCGGCACGGTGATCCCCGCCGGGGACTTCGTGCAGATCGCCCTGCTGTCCGCCAACCGCGACCCCGCCGCCTTCCCCGACCCGGACCGCTTCGACCCGGACCGCTTCGACCCGTCGCGCCCGGCGACGGGCCATCTGGCCTTCGGCCACGGCATCCACCACTGCCTCGGCGCCCCCCTGGCCCGCCTCCAGGCCGAAATCGCCTTCACCGCCCTCCTCACCCGCCACCCGAACCTGCGCCTGGCCACCCCGGCCGCCCGCCCCCTGTGGTGGCGCAACCCCCGCCACCGGGGCCTGCGGACCCTGCCGGTGCTGCTGGGCTGA
- a CDS encoding FAD-dependent monooxygenase, translated as MDVHRDVDVDVDVLVVGAGAAGLALGVDLARRGVRALVVERDRRLFPGSRGKGIQPRTMEVFDDLGVGAAVRAAGGPYPARMIWRDGERLGEQAMWDPTEPEEGSPYHEPWMVPQWRTQEVLFTRLGELGGRVAFGRELVGITQDAEGVTARFADGAPVRARYAVAADGGRSTVRRLLGIGMTGETVDPNPVLVADVRISGLDRDHWHVFPPADGEGFLAVCPLAGTEDFQVTAQMPAGGPAVDLSLEGLRAVVAARSHLDPGDVTEVRWASDFRPRAAMADRFREGRVFLVGDAAHVHSPAGGQGLNTSVQDAYNLGWKLAAVLSGAAPEVLLGTYEEERLPVAADMLGLSTRIHRGEARRGAATQQLGLGYRGSSLAVETRTALPAEALRAGDRAPDGVRGGLRLFDAYRGPHWTLLLVGAQAPAELPGARTVRIPSYGAYGDGVFLIRPDGYVGWAGEPGEPGEPGKGLAAYAARVGL; from the coding sequence ATGGACGTACATCGGGACGTGGACGTGGACGTGGACGTGCTGGTCGTCGGGGCCGGTGCCGCAGGGCTCGCGCTCGGGGTCGACCTCGCGCGGCGGGGCGTACGGGCCCTCGTGGTCGAGCGAGACCGGCGGCTGTTCCCCGGCTCGCGCGGCAAGGGGATCCAGCCGCGGACGATGGAGGTCTTCGACGACCTCGGGGTCGGCGCCGCCGTCCGGGCGGCGGGCGGCCCGTACCCGGCCAGGATGATCTGGCGGGACGGCGAGCGGCTCGGCGAGCAGGCGATGTGGGACCCGACGGAGCCGGAGGAGGGCTCGCCGTACCACGAGCCCTGGATGGTGCCGCAGTGGCGCACCCAGGAAGTCCTCTTCACCCGCCTCGGCGAGCTGGGCGGACGGGTCGCCTTCGGCCGGGAGCTGGTCGGGATCACACAGGACGCGGAGGGGGTGACGGCCCGGTTCGCCGACGGCGCCCCCGTGCGGGCCCGGTACGCGGTCGCCGCCGACGGCGGGCGGTCCACGGTGCGGCGGCTGCTCGGGATCGGGATGACCGGCGAGACGGTCGACCCGAACCCGGTCCTGGTGGCCGACGTGCGCATCAGCGGACTCGACCGCGACCACTGGCACGTCTTCCCGCCCGCGGACGGCGAGGGCTTCCTCGCCGTGTGCCCGCTCGCCGGGACGGAGGACTTCCAGGTCACCGCCCAGATGCCGGCGGGCGGCCCGGCGGTCGACCTCTCCCTGGAGGGGCTGCGCGCGGTCGTGGCCGCGCGCTCGCACCTGGATCCGGGCGATGTGACGGAGGTCCGCTGGGCCTCCGACTTCCGGCCGCGGGCGGCGATGGCCGACCGGTTCCGGGAGGGGCGGGTCTTCCTCGTCGGGGACGCCGCGCACGTGCACTCGCCGGCGGGCGGGCAGGGGCTCAACACCAGCGTGCAGGACGCGTACAACCTGGGCTGGAAGCTGGCCGCCGTGTTGAGCGGCGCGGCGCCGGAGGTGCTGCTCGGCACGTACGAGGAGGAGCGGCTGCCCGTCGCCGCCGACATGCTCGGCCTGTCGACCCGGATCCACCGCGGCGAGGCCCGCCGCGGCGCGGCCACGCAGCAGCTCGGCCTCGGCTACCGGGGCTCCTCCCTGGCGGTGGAGACCCGCACGGCCCTGCCCGCCGAAGCCCTGCGGGCCGGTGACCGGGCCCCGGACGGGGTACGGGGCGGCCTCCGCCTCTTCGACGCGTACCGGGGTCCGCACTGGACCCTGCTGCTGGTCGGGGCCCAGGCCCCGGCGGAGCTGCCGGGCGCGCGGACGGTACGGATCCCGTCGTACGGGGCCTACGGCGACGGGGTGTTCCTGATCCGCCCGGACGGCTACGTGGGCTGGGCGGGGGAGCCGGGAGAGCCGGGAGAGCCGGGGAAGGGCCTGGCGGCGTACGCGGCCCGCGTCGGCCTCTAG
- a CDS encoding MepB family protein → MTNRGHSSDPHPTPWSDTVPAHRDLVAARALVYDPCGFTCTQPTPEAEGAAYAAHEFTLDGLSIRFRAAKTTPTKVGQFVTVWKRSPAGPIQPFDAADPVDLFVISTREHHHLGQFVFPMDALRRHGVVSAGGRGGKRAFRVYPPWVTTANRQAGSAQAWQLDYFLHLHQDGPVDLARAKELYR, encoded by the coding sequence ATGACGAACCGCGGGCACTCATCCGATCCCCACCCCACACCGTGGTCGGACACCGTCCCGGCCCACCGGGATCTCGTTGCGGCGAGAGCACTCGTCTACGACCCCTGCGGGTTCACCTGCACGCAGCCCACCCCCGAAGCCGAGGGTGCCGCTTACGCCGCCCACGAGTTCACTCTCGACGGCCTCTCCATCCGGTTCCGCGCAGCCAAGACGACCCCCACCAAGGTGGGCCAGTTCGTCACCGTCTGGAAGAGGTCCCCGGCCGGGCCCATCCAGCCCTTCGACGCCGCGGACCCCGTCGACCTCTTTGTCATCAGCACCCGCGAGCATCACCACCTCGGCCAGTTCGTGTTTCCCATGGACGCCCTCCGCCGGCACGGGGTCGTATCAGCGGGCGGCCGTGGCGGGAAGCGGGCCTTCCGCGTCTACCCGCCCTGGGTGACCACCGCCAACCGCCAGGCCGGCAGTGCGCAGGCCTGGCAGCTGGACTACTTCCTGCACCTGCACCAGGACGGTCCTGTCGACCTGGCCCGCGCCAAGGAGCTCTACCGCTGA
- a CDS encoding acyl-CoA dehydrogenase family protein translates to MDFRLTEDQRDLRAGVRELLAGRYGREALRESVASGAAVDRRLWRELGEAGFFSLRLPESEGGVGLGLPEAVLVFEEAGRALLPGPLVATHLAAGVVPGAATGSAVVTAFDLGGPLVAHLGEADAVLGAEGMPPGEPVRSVDPLTPLWRSSGVLPPEHREAGALLTAALQLGSALRTVELAVRYAGEREQFGQPIGGFQAVKHLCARMLVRAEVARTAVYAAAVTGDAAEIAAAKLLADEAAVRGARDCLQVHGGMGFTWEADVHLHLKRAWVRAEQWHTAREAEELLAARLGTEAEAEAGADAEPDAESEVAVMG, encoded by the coding sequence GTGGACTTCCGGCTGACGGAGGACCAGCGGGACCTGCGGGCGGGCGTCCGCGAGCTGCTCGCGGGGCGGTACGGGCGCGAGGCGCTGCGGGAGTCGGTGGCGTCCGGGGCGGCGGTGGACCGGCGGCTGTGGCGGGAGCTGGGCGAGGCGGGGTTCTTCTCCCTGCGGCTGCCGGAGTCCGAGGGCGGGGTCGGGCTGGGCCTGCCGGAGGCGGTGCTGGTCTTCGAGGAGGCCGGGCGGGCGCTGCTGCCGGGGCCGCTGGTGGCGACGCACCTGGCGGCCGGGGTGGTCCCGGGTGCGGCGACGGGCTCGGCGGTCGTGACGGCCTTCGACCTGGGCGGGCCGCTGGTGGCGCACCTGGGGGAGGCGGACGCGGTGCTGGGGGCGGAGGGGATGCCGCCCGGCGAGCCGGTCCGCTCGGTGGACCCGCTGACCCCGCTGTGGCGGTCCTCGGGGGTGCTCCCGCCGGAGCACCGGGAGGCGGGGGCGCTGCTGACGGCGGCGCTCCAGCTGGGCAGTGCGCTGCGGACGGTGGAGCTGGCGGTGCGCTACGCCGGGGAGCGCGAGCAGTTCGGGCAGCCGATCGGGGGCTTCCAGGCGGTCAAGCACCTGTGCGCGCGGATGCTGGTCCGCGCCGAGGTGGCCCGTACGGCGGTGTACGCGGCGGCGGTGACGGGTGACGCCGCCGAGATCGCGGCGGCCAAGCTCCTCGCGGACGAGGCGGCGGTGCGCGGGGCCCGGGACTGCCTCCAGGTGCACGGCGGGATGGGCTTCACGTGGGAGGCGGACGTGCACCTGCACCTGAAACGGGCGTGGGTGCGGGCGGAGCAGTGGCACACGGCGCGGGAGGCGGAGGAACTCCTGGCGGCCCGCCTCGGCACGGAAGCGGAGGCGGAAGCGGGCGCGGACGCCGAGCCCGACGCGGAGTCGGAGGTGGCGGTGATGGGGTAG